In the genome of Thunnus albacares chromosome 16, fThuAlb1.1, whole genome shotgun sequence, the window TAAATTTGTATACTTAAAGCCACAAAAAGCTTTCTACAATTTTCTGTTTGAAACAAGATGTTGGGTGGGTTCAAAAATCCTGTGCACACAatcaaactgttaaaaatgtaaagatgcACAATGCACAAAAACCTACCAACTTGCAACAATCAGGAGGCACATGCACGTCTATAACAAGTTTGAAGGGGTTGGGTAACAATTAtctgcacaaaatgacaaaacaatacCCACATAATGCTAGCTCGTTCCCAATCCTTCTTTCATTTTACATGAACATGACCCTATTTTGACCACATATTGGGGAATTTTTGTGTGTTATCCAACTGTACTGTCCTCCCCTGGATGCATCTATAAAGTGGTGAAACAGCAGATGGATGAGGTGAAGAGGGACACTTAAAAAGTTGGTTGGAAATTTCATACATATCAACTGGAACACCATACTCTCTGAAATATACCATCTTTCCAGGGACAAAGGAAACAGCATTTTGATACTGACTTCTTTGGTGTTTCTGTTTAGTGTAGATTATGACAGAATAGATCGTCTGAAAAAGTCATTCAGACTTGTTTGAGTCCTTTTTACTCACCTAAAAAGGTCTAAATTGTTAGCCAGCATGTCCTGGTAactgtaacaaaaaaataatacttCTACTGACGCTGCTCAACAAAGTATAAttcaaaaagcattttgtaaaGTGGTCATTACCACATAGCTCTTATTCATGATTGGTTGCTAAGCGTAACAAAAGGGTCAAGCTAAATGGCATGTCCAACTGTatgacaaacaacacacaactCATTAAATTTGTCTGAgtcatagatttttttttcctgttttgtcacACAGCTGCTCAAACCTTTAATAATGCTGTCATGGAAATGTGTGACATGAGATGTGTCAGACTGCTGAAGTGTGGTTTTGctcagcgtttttttttttttttcttagtcagaaaacaaacacacaaaaaaaccataACAGTGCTAATTATTTTTCTCGACAATATCACCAAAGACCACATGGTAGCTACGGATGCATCAAAAGAGATTTTTATGATTGCAATCAAGGAGCCTGTATGTACCAAAGGAGATTTCTGTGATTGCAATCACAGAGCCTCTATTGTCTCCCTTCTAACGCTGTAGTTACCATGGCAGAGGCATCGACTGACAGAGCATCCCATTGGAAATTAAGCTGAACCCTCTAGTGTTATATCCAAGGCCCAGATTGTGCTATGATAACATTAAAGTGGCTGTGGAGAATATTTCAAGTTCTTGATCTGATGATGCACACCAAAAATGCTTAACTCTTCTCCATCTAAATCTAAACATGCTATCTGGATCTTATTATATACATAaaagacagatacacacatacagtagagagGTTTGGTTGTGATCAAGCTGACATCAACCTACTCCTTTGATGCACAGCAATGGTACAATTGTGAGAAAAAGATGCTTGAGACATTGTATAGTGCTGTCTGTATATACTGTTATCATatgtatatacattgtgtaAATTATTCGAATATcaatatttagcatttagcatttgtttcttttgcctacctctttgggtttttttttgtattttcatttatgtaAAGTGTCTGTTGTAACACTTGAATTTGTCTTAAGGATTAATAAAGtgctctatctatctatctatctatctatctatacaaCTTGAATTTTACTGCAGACTGAGGCTGTGCCTTGATTGTAAACATGTAGGAAAAGTCATCTATCAGCAAACGTCTTGACGTCATAACATTGCCTAAACTTGGCATTCATGTTATCTACAATGTAAAACTCGGTTTCtctaaaatatataatattggGATGGTTTTAAGCCTCGCTATCAACATCTACAATGTAGTTTGGTGCCACAGAGACGTGGCACCGGCTGACATTACACTAAAACTGAAGCTAATTAGGCCGAATTGAAGATGAAGTCATATTAACTTTTATATTATCTTGAAATAattttgtgcttgtttttggTGACGAAAACAACTAAATTTACTAGATTTTCAATGCAGTCTGGCAGAGCGGGATAGCGGGGCTGTCTGTGGGACGCAACTTCCACGCTCCCTCACCCGGTGATGGAAGTCCGCTCCTCGGCCTCCTCCTCCGCGTCCACGGCCGCGGTAGTGGTCTCTCTTGCCCCGGCCGCGGTGGTggcctcctctccctctgccccGGTGTTCGCCGCCGAAACTGTCGCCGTCGTGTCCACCCCGGCCACCTCTTCTCCAGctgcctcctctgcctctgctaGGTCTAACCTCCATTACTGTCAACTGAGCCCGGACAGTTTAGCATGTTGCACCCCATAGTTGAAGGGAATGAGTGTTACAGTGAACGTTGTCGTCCAATAAAGTTGGCATTTGACGGTTCCGGGTCGCAGATTTTCGTTTCCTAGGATGGAGACGGATTGTTCTGCCAAGACCTTCCCTGCCCTGGCTCTGAACTTCCGTCACCATTCAAGGAAACGAAAACTCTCTTCCAGGTCTCATTTTGACCAAAATATTGAgtataaaagtgtaaaaaacaaaacaaaacaaaacagaaaatattacaattatacTTTTCAAGTTTGTATTTCAGCATTATACCTTATTAACCTTTACTAATTACATCAACAATACAACATTTCAGGCTATAAAAACATCATACTATCATTCTATGATCCATTACATCATGGATTTATCTTAATAGGAATAAAAAATAAGTGGATAcagttaacattaaaataaataaatatataataataatgaaaataaattaaacctacaaaaacattttttttaaaattttgtttgtttgttttgggggggCAGGTTTTTCTTGTCTGGTGTTTTTGTGTATCATAAAAAggaatgaataataaaaaataataaacataaaaagccatatttttttccccaatacATCCCATTGATTGAACTTGAAATTTGAGGTCGCAACTTTTTTCTTATGGATCAGCAAAATCACAATTCAGTAGATTAATCTGATAAAAGGCCAAAGTTAAAAATGCTAATAcaatttaatcaaaaatgaagTGGCTTAATTATTACAAAACAACATTATACTAAAGAGTTCTACTTGACATGTGATGTTTTGGCTTCCAAAACATGgccaataaaataataataattgtgttatataactgtttttcttttcatttcagaaaaacTCTTAACTCTACGTGGAGTCACAGAGCACCACTTCAACACAGACAGATAACACAGCACCATGGATGTAGATCCTCCAAACAGCACTTTTGGTAACACGTCACATGTCCATGTTGCTCCCCACAGCCTTTGGGAGGCTATCACCATAGCTACAGTGTCTGCCATTGTCAGCTTGATAACTATTGTTGGTAACGTGCTGGTCCTGCTGTCTTTCAAAGTCAACAGCCAACTGAAGACTGTCAACAACTACTACCTACTGAGTTTGGCGTTTGCTGACCTCATCATAGGTGTGCTGTCCATGAACTTGTACACCACATACATACTGATGGGTTACTGGTCCTTGGGGAACCTTGCATGTGATCTCTGGCTAGCAGTGGATTATGTAGCCAGCAATGCTTCAGTTATGAACTTACTTGTCATCAGCTTTGACAGATACTTCTCCATTACAAGACCACTGACTTACAGGGCAAAGAGAACTCCAAAGAGAGCTGCTATAATGATAGGTCTTGCATGGCTGGTGTCTTTTATCCTCTGGGCGCCACCCATTCTCTGCTGGCAGTACTTTgtaggagaaagaaaagactCTCCGGACGAGTGCCAAATCCAGTTTTTAACGGAGCCGGTGATCACATTTGGGACAGCCATTGCTGCCTTCTATATCCCAGTCTCTGTCATGACCATCCTTTACTGCAGGATCTACAAGGAGACTCAGAAACGGACAAAGGATCTGGCAGAGCTGCAAGGGCTCACAACAGATAATGTTCCAGAGGGGACGAAACCACAGAAAACGATAATTCACTCATGCTTTCATTTcaccagagagagaagagaccGGAGTCAGGCCTCCTGGTCCTCATCAAACCAAAGTAACGCCACCAAAACTACCACTAGGTCAGATGACGCATGGGCAAAAGCAGACCAGATCACCTCTTTTAACAGCGACACCTCCTCAGAAGAGGAGGAGCATCATGTTTCAATAGAAACCCCACAGGGCTCTTTCAAAGATCAAGATAGTGGACAGAGTAATAAAAACGGGCAGGTAACTGATTATACAGAAGATCAGTTTTTTTCCACTCCTCCAAAGAAGAACAGCAAAAAGTGCATCTCATATAAGTTCAAACCAGGCTCAAAGGGTAAAAACGCCAATCCTACAACTGCGTCCCCCTGCCCACCTGAAGCAGAGCAGCCCGCCAAAAAtgcctccccttcctcctccaccacctccaaaCCTATGGACCCCGCCATTAAGAGCCAGATCACCAAGAGGAAGAGAATGGTGCtggtgaaggagaagaaggcAGCCCAGACCCTCAGTGCCATCCTCCTGGCCTTCATCCTCACATGGACGCCGTACAACATCATGGTGCTCATCTCGACCTTCTGCGCCAAGTGCATCCCTCCAACCCTCTGGCACCTGGGCTACTGGCTGTGCTATGTCAACAGCACCATCAACCCCATGTGCTACGCCCTCTGCAACAAGACCTTCCAGAAGACCTTCCGCATGCTTCTGCTCTgccagtggaggaggaggaggagaggcgaGGACAAGCTGTACTGGTGTGGACAGAACCCAAATGTCAACAATAAAATGACttgatgtggcactgcaataTTATTGCAGCTTTTGCCCACTTGTGAATTTTCTTGATCTACTGTATAGTTAGTGGTCATCTTCAGCATGAAGTGCTGCATGTGATTTTTGTGTTAAAGTACATGTTAGTGGAAAATGAGCTGAGCCTGACACAGCACTTAAACTGCTGTTCCAGATtattacagaaaagaaaaccttGTCTGAATCTCGTGATATGGAGCTCAGAGTGTGCCACCAGAAAACAGTTTAATCACAGTACATTAATACAtagattaattttaaaaaaagatattatgAACtaatgaattacattttttattgaaatgttgcaaaaaaacataaaagataattaaaataGGCAGTTAAtaattcaatttctttgttctgtcttttttatgattatgatttattatttttatgattaatatttgaattgattaaaataaaatggaatcACAAAAGTCATTATGAAAAGgcttttattattatgtgtCTGTCATATACCAGGCAGACACAtgtgtaaatgaaaaaagtaaaattttaaagCCTCTTTAAGATTCATTTTTGGGTTACATTTTAGAATTCTGTTAATCCATCATTACGAGATAAAATAACATGATTATTAAGGAATTATTAACTGGCAAATTTAATGatcttttcattattgttttttatattagtTTATTAATGCATCATTCAAATGAACATCTAATTAACCAATTTACAATAGTGTTGATCAACAATCAACATCGATAATGTATTATaattaaacactttaaaagtCTCTAATTATTCTAGTGGCATACTTCAACCTCCATACATGAAGGTGGCAACATATTTATACATGATTTTAGGTTAAACCTCACATAATCCTTTTATTCTATTGCTCACTTGCACTGTATATAAAGGACATACTGTAGACTTACACATTTGACAGTTATTTATTGTACGAAGGACACATTTTGTTGATTCTATTGcattttacactttaaaaatatgtaaattgcttagtgtgtatcagtgtttacttaatgttttatcttttgtttttctatcttGCCAGTTGCAATTGATCTTGTGTTCAAGGGCTAATCTGTACATTTCTGTGCATTTACAGCTGCATTAGTTTCACAGTGATAATATGACATATGAGATTGTTTATGGATCACACCTCTGCTCTTGTCAATATTCatataactgtaaaaaaaaaaaactgaattaaatgtCAGGTGTTAAGTTCAAGACACGTGGTATTTAAAGTTAAACTTTACATAATGAACTACCACCATGTCTCTCTGATGGATGAGTGATGCTGTTGTAAATTATTGcacttttatgtcttttaagaTGTAATGTCAAATGTATCGCCCTAAACTCTGTGCCTTTTGTTCTGCTCAGAGGCAAAAGTGCTTTGTGAATGAACCTGTGCTcattgtctgtctgtgcagTTTTGTGAAAAGTGAGTCTGTGTGTACtaatatgaacagtgaaatacAAACTCAAATGCAGAATTTCATCGTTGGCATGAACCTCTTCAACATGAAATGAGTTTAATTTGATCTGATTTGTACTTGTATAATTCCTTTTTGAGAAATGATGCAAATCATTGATCTGCTGCAGTAGTTgaccaataaaacaaacatgtcatgGAGAATGTGTGCAGGGACCTCCTCCCAGAGGTGAACAGAGCTCTCATTGGTCCCAAGACTCAAGATGTTAGTGCAGTTGTTCTGCATGACAGGTCTCTTCAGTCTGATGCACTCTATTATTAGAGGAAAAGGTGGGTGATGTTCTACACTTTATaacccatgaaaagaccaaaactaactGAGCCAAAGTCTGATACTgtatatcttcttcttctgtgccatagagctccattgttgtccaaaaaacaataaaaacacgttaataaaacacagttacacTGAGAGACATGTTCTCTTATTGCAAGTAACATGGGAACTATAGTTTTTGAGTCATTCCCACagacaccatcctgctgccttAAACACTCTCAGGTTCACCAAatacacagctgaaaatagtccccaaccAATGCAACATTCAGTAAAAACTACAGTACCCAGcatttttagtaaaaatgtttgccatttaaaaaaaaattaaagtatatattgatgacctgtttttttttttagatttatgtCTTTAGTGGGTATCAGATAAACTAACGACaattttcattgtcaattaatctgtcaattattttctcaattaatcatttggtctatgaaatgtccgaaaatggtgaaaaatgtcaatcatggTTCCCCAAAGCTCAAAGtaacatcctcaaatgtcttcttttgtcatgatcaacagtccacaacccatTACTATCATGGAGGACTAAAGACAtctgaaaatattcatttttgaaaagctggaatcagagaatttggatatttttcctttaaaagctaatcaaaacaattaattgattaacaaaatagttgctgattaatgtTCTGTCAATGGACAAATTGACTAATCTTTGAATCTCTAAAACAGACAGAGCCACCGACAAGCTGGGGTAGTTTGTAAAGTATTGAGAGACCAACTAATGAATTGatgattttggtcttttaagTGGATTTCTTGACCAAAACTATAGAGTACTGCCAGCCTTGTTCCCTTGGAGCAGCAGCTCTCAACCTTTttgcttgtgaccccttaaaagctacagtatgtaaactTGTGATACCTCATCACAGTGTGCCTGGCAAAGATCTTTTTTAGAGAGGTGAAAATATCCATTATCtcaaaagaaaatgataaaaagagACACTTTATCTATCTTgtctctttaaatgtcttgtgaACTCTCTGATTTATTTACCACtgccttaaaggggacatatcgtgacttttgtgatttttgtttcagccagaggctgaactgaggggctgcattaagggtcagtataagataaataaggagctttgtaaactataaatcatgcaatAATATTCCAATAGAggcccagaatataaatacagacctgaGAATATGCatcatatgtcccctttaaagcaTCAAATTTCATTCCTTATGTTAGAAACAattgtttgacaaaacaatccaaACTCAAGGTGCACTTACTAGCTTTTCCTAGAGCttcaatcatatcacacagtcttcatcagccgATGACTTTTGCTGAAAGCTCTTAAAAAGCCAGTATGTGGACCATGGGTTagaattgttttgtcaaacacaaAATTACTGAACAATTATTCATTCAATCAGTCCTGTCAGCAACTATGAGATGATGAGATGATTTATGATCAACTGATGACATTtaccacaaacacattttattattgacTTTAATAAGGACTTTACTGCCCGCTTTATTTAAAGTAAAGCCAGTTACACTTTCTAGAGATCCTGAAAGTAACCACACAGCTCTTTCATTCTTTGAACCGCCAGACATTACCATATCAATATATACACCTTAGgcacatatgtacagtatgtgaattCTGGCCATGCAGTACACCACACAGTAATTCAAAAAAACGAGAAGGCCATGTGCTCACTTTCAAACAAATAAgacagtttgaaataaaaacacagttgttATATACCATTGCAATTTATTTATCTATGATTTTTAAATAAGAATTTATAAGTCTTAAAATTCAATTTATCTTCATTCACAGTCGTATTACTGAAAtcgcaaaaacaaaaactctgaatatgtatatatgttatcTTTCAGGTAGTGGAATTAGCAGCAGTGGAAATGCACACCGGAGGGTTAGCACAGAAAAGAGTGAAGTAGAAgagcaaatgaagaaaaacagcgTTTGCAGAGTTTTTAAGTTTTCTA includes:
- the chrm5b gene encoding muscarinic acetylcholine receptor M5b encodes the protein MDVDPPNSTFGNTSHVHVAPHSLWEAITIATVSAIVSLITIVGNVLVLLSFKVNSQLKTVNNYYLLSLAFADLIIGVLSMNLYTTYILMGYWSLGNLACDLWLAVDYVASNASVMNLLVISFDRYFSITRPLTYRAKRTPKRAAIMIGLAWLVSFILWAPPILCWQYFVGERKDSPDECQIQFLTEPVITFGTAIAAFYIPVSVMTILYCRIYKETQKRTKDLAELQGLTTDNVPEGTKPQKTIIHSCFHFTRERRDRSQASWSSSNQSNATKTTTRSDDAWAKADQITSFNSDTSSEEEEHHVSIETPQGSFKDQDSGQSNKNGQVTDYTEDQFFSTPPKKNSKKCISYKFKPGSKGKNANPTTASPCPPEAEQPAKNASPSSSTTSKPMDPAIKSQITKRKRMVLVKEKKAAQTLSAILLAFILTWTPYNIMVLISTFCAKCIPPTLWHLGYWLCYVNSTINPMCYALCNKTFQKTFRMLLLCQWRRRRRGEDKLYWCGQNPNVNNKMT